A portion of the Acidisoma sp. PAMC 29798 genome contains these proteins:
- a CDS encoding transposase, translating to MSALWNSSGTKRQAKVRVHQTGSSSMAAIRAAIIEPWSNGQTEGQITKLKLVKRQMYGRANLDLLEARLIGAA from the coding sequence ATCTCAGCCCTATGGAATTCGAGCGGAACAAAGCGTCAGGCTAAGGTGCGTGTCCACCAAACCGGCAGCAGCTCAATGGCCGCGATCCGGGCCGCCATCATCGAGCCCTGGTCGAACGGCCAAACCGAAGGTCAGATCACCAAGCTCAAGCTCGTGAAGCGCCAGATGTATGGCCGCGCAAATCTCGATCTGCTCGAAGCACGGCTGATCGGCGCTGCATGA
- a CDS encoding IS3 family transposase (programmed frameshift), giving the protein MTRRQFSREFKLEAVRLVNERGISLVQASRDLDVGESILRRWIKEVTSDPGQAFPGQGQLKPDQQEIDRLRREVAKLKAERDILKKGRGLLREGVDMKFGFVAKHRGIWPVRWLCEALGVSRSGFHAWLTRSPSARARSDEILGAHVKASFVGSDRTYGARRVWHDVLAEGDVCGLHRIERLMREQALRARPRRRGLPSDKGERNEAAANVLDRQFVATAPNQKWIADFTYLWTAEGWLYVAAVIDLFSRRVVGWSMSVTMTAQLVADALMMAIWRRGKPDALMHHSDQGSQYSSEQFQKLLADHNVSCSMSRSGNVWDNAAMESFFSSLKTERTARKVYRTRDQARADVFDYIERFYNLRRRHSTIGYLSPMEFERNKASG; this is encoded by the exons ATGACGCGACGACAGTTCAGCCGGGAGTTCAAGCTGGAGGCGGTCCGGCTAGTTAATGAACGTGGGATTTCATTGGTGCAGGCCAGCCGGGACCTGGATGTGGGCGAAAGCATTCTGCGACGATGGATCAAGGAGGTTACCTCGGATCCTGGGCAGGCATTTCCGGGCCAGGGCCAGCTCAAGCCGGATCAGCAGGAGATAGATCGTCTGCGGCGTGAGGTCGCAAAGCTCAAGGCGGAGCGCGATATCCTAAAAAAAG GCCGCGGCCTACTTCGCGAGGGAGTCGATATGAAATTCGGCTTCGTGGCGAAGCATCGAGGGATTTGGCCGGTGCGGTGGCTTTGCGAGGCGCTCGGTGTCTCACGCAGTGGATTCCACGCCTGGCTCACCCGATCGCCCAGCGCTCGGGCACGCAGCGACGAAATTCTCGGCGCGCACGTCAAGGCCAGCTTCGTCGGCAGCGACCGGACCTATGGCGCCCGGCGCGTCTGGCATGACGTCCTGGCCGAGGGTGACGTGTGTGGCTTGCACCGCATTGAGCGGCTCATGCGCGAGCAAGCCTTACGGGCCCGACCGCGCCGCAGAGGCCTGCCATCCGACAAGGGCGAGCGGAACGAGGCGGCTGCCAACGTGCTGGACCGCCAATTCGTAGCTACAGCACCGAACCAGAAGTGGATCGCCGACTTCACCTATCTTTGGACGGCAGAAGGTTGGCTCTACGTGGCTGCCGTCATTGACCTTTTCTCGCGTCGTGTCGTGGGCTGGTCGATGAGCGTCACGATGACAGCTCAGTTGGTGGCCGACGCGTTAATGATGGCGATCTGGCGCCGCGGCAAACCAGATGCGTTGATGCATCATTCGGACCAGGGAAGCCAATACAGCAGTGAACAGTTCCAGAAGCTCTTGGCAGATCATAACGTTAGTTGCAGCATGAGTCGGTCAGGGAATGTCTGGGACAATGCGGCAATGGAGAGCTTCTTCTCCTCGCTGAAAACTGAGCGAACAGCCCGCAAGGTATATCGCACGAGGGACCAGGCTCGAGCCGACGTATTCGACTACATCGAACGGTTCTATAATTTACGCCGACGCCACTCGACCATCGGCTATCTCAGCCCTATGGAATTCGAGCGGAACAAAGCGTCAGGCTAA